The DNA sequence AGTCGCAGCGCCAACCAAGAACGGTTCGCTCTCCTCGGTGCCCCGCTACCTTAGCCGGCTGCGAAGGCATCCCAACTCATCGACGAGTGGTGCGAGCTCGGCCAAGAAACCGTGGCGTCAACAACGAAGGGCTCCTCGACGGTGCCACACCGCTCAAGACTGTCCTCCTCACTGCTCCGGTGGCTGCAGTCGCCTACGGGGGTCTCCACAAGTGAGGACGGTCCCCAAGAAGTCGTTGCACCGACCAAGAACGGTTCCCCCGCCTCGGTGCCCCCATTGCTGCTGCTGGCCGCGGTAGCCTCAGCCCGCGCTTGCGCCAGATCCTCGGCGCGAGCAATTGCTTTACGCCGGAGCTCCTCAAGAAATCTCAGTCTTCGGACGGGATCTTCCATCCCCGTCGCCTTCACCGAGCCACACTCCTCCCTGCCATCTTGATTGCCATCGTGTTCTCGCGCCAGGCGGAGGTAGCGACGGATGGCGTCATCGCCAAAGGAGAAGGCCTTACCGCAGGAGGTAAAGGCGACGACGGCGACGTCGGCGCTGCAGACGGCACCGAGCTCCTCCGCCTTGGAGAAGAGGCCTTGGCGCCTCTTGGCGAAGATGACGCGTCTTCGTTTAGCATTCTCTACAACCCTCATCTCCAGATTCCTCCGTTTCTTCTTCGACGACGAGGAAGACGACTCCGGAGACATCAAGAACCTATGACTTCTCGAAAGCAGGTCTGCGGAAACGTCGAAGCCAATGGGGGTTTGTGGTGGCAGTCTCCGGCATATCAGTACACCCACACCCGCGGGCCCTCTTGATGGGCCCACTATGTTGGTCCAATCACAGTAACCGACCCGCGGCGGGTGTGACATGTATTAAGGTtagcaaaattaaattaataaaatttgtCCGAATCTTGATGAAGATTTAAATTAATGAAATTGTAAGATTTAAATTAAgatatttattttcatatatttcttgTTAATTTTTGAAGTCCAGTATGTGTACTCTTGTGAACCTAAAAACATGTTTACATGACTTCATAATTAATCTTCATAAATTGATCAACATTTGGCACATTAATATCCTCTAAAAATGCTTATGTTGTAAAAATGTtaattgttgtttttttttaTCGATATCAATATATTTGGAAGATCTTAATGTATGTAGGGATGTTAATATTTGCAAGGGTATATGCATCGTTTCaaaaatttacaaaaataaatacGTAAAACACTCCCTCTAAATATTCAGCATTGATAACTACGAAAAAATAATTTGCATGATCAAATGAAACTGAGAGACGGATATAAATGATTGAagccaaaaaagaaaaacttgattGCAGACACTGTGAAAACCATCTGTTGCAGACGGTGGCGGCGTGGCCCCCTTGTCATGAAGTAGAACTATGTTCTTCGACCGAGAGGAGTAGTGGCTCTAATTCTAATGCATACATGCATGCGAAGAATAGCAATCTCAGACGAGGTGTTCTTCTACCAAAGATCACCAGTCCAATCAAAAAAAGGTTTGTCGAATGATAAAGGCTACTGTGACAAAATTTATCACCAGTTCACAGGTTTATATCAATAAAGGCAAAAAACACATTGTCACATACAATTTTAAGCAACAACTGCAACTTTTATCTTCGTCTTCTTAGCAAGTGTTATTACAAATTACAACTCATGATGCATTCATTCGATATGAGGAGGAGACACAACGCTCAGCTATCTTTGGGACTCGGTTTGCAGTGCAGATACAATCCCAGTCCCACCGAAACCACCATAGTCAGAACCAAGGCTTGTATGACCTGCCTTGCTTGGTACGTTCCCGAGttcagcttgcctattttaagcttAAGGTTCACTAGCTTGCGTTTGCCACCACAATAGCTTGCTGGTGTGATTGCTGCTTTCTTCCCTGCATCGATCCTTTCGGTGCCTTCCTCACCATCTTCATCTCCATCCTTGCCTGCCACCTTCTCCGTGCCTTTCGGCTCTTTGAGCTGATCCTTCTTATCTTCCGCCACCTTCTGTGCATCAGATTCTTGGTTCTTCTTCACATCCTGTTGCTTCACGGCCTCCGCCGGCTCATCTTGCACGGCGGCCATGCCGGACGACTTTGGCAGCGTGATTTCGAGAAGTCCGTTGTAGAACTTGGCACGGATGCGGTCGAGGGTGCTGCGGTCGGGCACTTGGAATTCCTTGTGGAAGCGGCTCcacttggtgtcggtcaaggggcgCTCTCCGGTCATTTCTAGTTTCCCATGTCTGTTGAACTTGACCTTGAGCTGGTCCTTGCTGAAACCTATGTGGAGAAAGAAAGAACAACAAAACAGCTTCTTATTCTCAAGAAAAATGGATGAATTTGATGTGTTTAACGACCGAAATCTATAGCAGAAGAAGGTGCCTGCGACATTAACGACGAGGATGTCCTCGTCTTTCTCCCGAAGCAGTTCATGCTGAGGAACGAAGTCCTCGTAGACGCGCTGTGGGAGGGTCGATCTCTGCCTTGTTTCCATGCGAGGCTGTTTACGTAGGTGCTGTGTTGGGGGTCGAACGCCTGCAGTGCGATGGATCGGACGAAAATGATGGACACAAAACAGTGCAAGGTCGactatatatagatatgtatacttGTACAAGATAAGGATACTTTATCACCGGTACATTGTTCCTTGTGGTCTAGTTGTTGTAAAGGCTGGGCTATTCCATCTCCATGGGGCTTCTACTTAGGTCGCCTCATAGCATGGGGAAGGGAGGTTCCTTGTTTGGTCTCCACTCTTCTACTTCCCCAGCTTAAATTAATGGCTATGTTTCTTGGATCATAAGCCAGAAGTTCTTGTAATGTAATGAACCATTACATTGCTACAGTCAACATGAGACAGAAAGCAATCCAAGAAACACATGTTAGACCAGCCATTGCCTTTCTCTCATACCGTTCCTGCTTCTCATGTTCTAGCAGTGTTCATGACCAGCTCACAAAGCTTGTTGAGCCTTTTCCCTTCTCTGATGTATCAAAATCCAGAATGACTACTATTTTGAGACACGGCAATTTTTATTCAACACCTCATGTCATATGAGAAGTGTATTTATTTAGGTTTCAGTGGTAATTCTACAAGAATTTCATGTCTAATCTGTAATTGCATTTATAAAGGAATAATGACATGAAGAAGCATCGTTGACACCTCAAACCCATATAGTCGATACCTCAACATTAAATGATGACACCTTAGTATCATACTTTAGTATCATATGATCGATATCTCTCGCATAATTGACTCATAGTATCATGAGGCCGATATCTTTGTCGTCACTTTACTATCATATTGTTTGTACAACTTTGTCTTAAAACATTACGACCTTACTCATGATTgttatattattcgaaattggtgTGACACGATTGtacctaatatcaatataattatttctatcatcaaattcatgatcttgagcATAATATTTTTAAGTTACACTGTAAAAAGGTCTCTCGAGTGTCTTACGAATCTAATTCTCTAGTACATTTAGCTCTTACAGATTTGATATTCAGTTGACATTCTTAAATCGAAAGTTAACTTATGTTTTACTGAATATACTTCAAATATAGTTTTGTAGGATTTTTGACATATTCTGAAGTATATAGATTTAAAACATTTGAATTTAACATCATCTGATATTGAAACAAACATGAAATGAATCTTGATTGACTCCGAATATTTTCAGCATATTTTTACTTGACGAACAACCAAAATGTCTTATAAGAGGTTCGTTTCCATGCGTGATCTACCATCATTAGCTGTCTAATATACCCAAGCGGCGCGTAGTTGTTTTTTTTTCTCCTAAATCTTACACCAATACAATTCTCTTTTGCTATTGCTGCAGCCAGCAGTGTCTCATCATGGTCATCTACCAGAAAGAGATGGTAACCATACACACATATCGGTATCTGACCTTTCTGGCTAGCTTCTACATGTGGAAAATACACATTTCTTTTTGgttttaattattaaatctatATCTATGTGGACAAGCTGCATTTGATAAACTTCTCATTCATTGTCTTCCTCGTTTTTATCACTAGTATCATACAGTAAGAAACTGAAGCTGAGATCTTGTGCTAGTTGCGATAAATAAAATCAGATCTGCGCGCAGATTTGTCGTAGACATTTGTCATAGTAGTCCACGGGAATGAACGGATCTGCACACACCATCCGAGACTCAAACATGACCGAATCTCCTTTCGGAAGTCAACTGTCCTTCGCCAACATAAAAGCAAGCCCAGAAATGATAGAGGTAGAAAGCCTCTCGATCTCACCTACTTCCCCTTCCCTCTGTTACATCCTGGTAGCTCCTTTGTTTCTTTAACCAAAGCTCGAGCCAACAGATCTTCTCAATAAGGCCCGAGCCAACAGATCGGATAAGTGATCAACAGCAGGTATATATTCTGTTTGAtgagataaaaaaaattggattaaaagtctatagaaggataagtcaaattgattattAATTCTTGAAAAGGTTTCTTAAAAGAGAATGAtttatcttgaatacaattaatataatgtatctttggggactatataaaccctatATTGGGTCATGAAGGGAATAGAGTTTCTaaaattgtaaaagtgtttttcttgagagaaatatagaagattaaagcttgtcctactcttcttTTTGATAACTCCATCCCCTCTTCCTATTAAGTTCAACATTTGGTATCcgagcataggttaagctatgaccTCTTCCTCAAGTACCATCCAACTCTagatccccagattgacaaaagaaaattatgacatatggtgcatccaaatgaaggttcttctaggctcccaagatatatgggagtttgtagaagatagatttgctgaaccaagtctAATAGAAGGAGTAATAAGGAacaaaacaactcaaagaaagaaggaaaaatgagaaaaaagctttgttcacgatctaccaagggcttgatgatacaatgttcgagattatcgctccagcaaatacttcaaaaaaggcttgggaaatgcttcaaaaagcattcggtggtgttgataaggtaaaaaaacttcgtctacaagttttacgagccgagtttgagaaattacaacaaggtacttctgaaactatttctgattacttctaaaaaatcatttctattgcttatcaaatgagacgaaatggtgaacaagtaaatgatcagagagtaatagaaaaaatattgagatctctagattcgaaatttgattttattactattgcgatcgaagaatctaaagatttggaaaaaatatctttagaagaacttatgagTTCCCttaagttcatgaacaaaggattacaaaaagaggagaagacaaaactatggaACAAGCATTACAAACgaagcttactcttgaaaataaacgagaatcaaattctcaaagaggaagaggatgaggacaaagaggaagaggaggcagaaattagaccaatcaagaatctccgaACAGTGAAGGTGGTggagaaaattctagccaaagaggctgaggttatggtcgaggacgtggTCGAGGCTATAGAcgtggcagaaactctaaaaggtctgaaatacaatattatgtttgcaaaaggtatggacattattcttatgaatgttattataatcctaacaatcaaggtgataaggcaaattttgttgaggaagaaaagaacgtAAATCAAGTTTTActaatgagttatgataatttgaaagaggatcaatctatgacatggtatctatATACATGAgcttcaaatcacatgtgtggcatcaaagagctattttcagaaatagatacaagttattccgggaacattacatttggcgatttgtctcaaagactagtaagaggcaaaggtaaaattctccttgaacttaataatggcaaggaagtatgcatttcagatgtttattatgttcctgatatgaaaaataatattttaagcttgggacaattacttgaagaaggttatgaaattgagataaaagatatggctctctcaattcgtgataagaataaaacactgatatcacatgtgaaaatggcaaagaatagaatgtttcctctgcatttaagtattttttatcaatcaaattattttaaagataatatttaggatatttctacactttggcatcttagatatgctcacttaaattttgaggctttgaaacttttagagaagtatgatatggtgacaggaatgccaaaaattgatcgcccagcAAAATTGTGTGAAATATGTGTCATGGGCAAGTAAGAAAGAAAGTCTTTAAAAGTGAGAAGGATAAAAAGAGCATGGAATCAACTTGATTGGtgcactcagatgtttgtggccctatcaatctaGTATCACTTAGAGGAAGTAGGTATTttcttacctttactgatgatcatagtggcaaaacttgggtttacatgttaaaagaaaagagagaagttttaagcaaatttaaagaatttaaggatttggttgaaagacaaagttgttataagattaaatgtttaagaacagataggggtggtgaatatatatcaaatgaatttgagaatttttgtagaaataatggaattctacattaattcaccatgccatacacacctcaatAAAACGGTGTCTTAGAAAggaaaaataggactatccttaatatggtctgatgcatgttaaaagaaagaaaaattcttaaagaattttggggtgatgctgttgcttgtgtagtttatttgcttaacaggtttccgacaaaaCGAATTGGTAAcgttacaccagaagaagcatggagcttacaaaaaccaagaattgatcatttgaggatttttggaagtgttgcatttgccaagataccagaagaaaagagaacaaaattggaggataaaagtcagaAATACATTTTACTAGGTTATCTAGAAAATTctagtggttacaaactctacaatcatatcacaaataaagttgtgatgtcaagagatgttgagtttgatgaacaatagatttggaactggaaaagtgatgagcaacataagaaagctgtagtttcagaagaagatgatataatacaagcaagcaccgaagttgctttgccagaatcatcacctagatcagctaggtcacatgattcaagaagtccaattataagaaggacaaaaccgattcaggacctatatgatgtgactcgaaggattaATACTAACAacgatgaactttctttattttatctttttacatgatatgatccattaaccttcgaagaagcttatagagatgaaaaatggcgacaagctatgaatgaagagattcatgcaattaacacaaataatacatgggagcttactacacttccagaagaccaccaagctatcggtgttaagtggatcttcaaaacaaaaagagatgcaaaaggagaggtggagaaatataaggccagattggttgcgaagggatataaacaacaatatgggattgattatgaagaagtatttgcgccaattgctcgattggagacagtaagattacttacctctctagcagctcaaatgaaatgaaagattttacaaatggatatcaaatcagtatttcttaatggagttcttgaagaagaggtatatattcaacaaccccctagttttattattcaagaacaagaagacaaagtatacaagttaaagagagctctttatgggcttaaacaagccccacgagcatggaattctcgaatagatacttattttattcaaaataatttttctaaatatcCACATGAATATGCTCTCTATACgaaatctaactctaatggagatatTTTGTTTGTATGCCTAtacgtagatgatttaatatttataggCAATAGTAGCtctatgattaaagattttaagcactctatgaaaaaggagtttgagatgatcgacttgggcttaatgacttatttccttggtatcgaagttatacaagataatggaggaatatttatctcataagaaaattatgcaaaggaggttttaaagaagtttttcatggaagattgtcatcctacatatatacctgttgaatatggcaccaagttgaccaaggaaagtgaaggtaaatacattaatccaacttattataaaagtctagttggatgtttaaggtatttgacatgcactcgacctgatatactatttggagttggtttaataagtagatatatGAAAGTTCTAAAGACACCTCATTTAAATATCGCTAAAAGAATTTTACGATAtatcaaaggaacaattgagtttggaatgttctattcatcatctaaaaagtcagagctcattggatatagtgacagtgattgggccgaaagctacgatgatcggaagagtacaactggatttgtattttattttggtgaagctacattcacttggtcttcaaaaaagcaaTGAATCATTGCCctatcaagttgtgaagcagaatatatagcagtttcttctagtgtttgtcatgcaatatggctaagaagattactccaagaacttcatatgtcacaggagaagtcaaccaagatttatgttgataacaattcagctattgccttagccaagaatccagtctatcatgaaagatcgaagcatatcgatacaagatttcatttcataagagatcatatcaaaaataaagaagtggagatacatcatgtcaagacaagtgaacaagtggctgatatacttacaaaacctcttaaatttgaaatatttcaataacttcgaaagaaacttggtatgctggatggaacaagtttaagaggggagaatgttggaattaaacttgttcaagtgtcataaagagGTCCATTGCATCAAGtgagagaatcattacatcaagaagaaaaaatggattaaaagtctataaaaggataagtcaaattggttattggttcttgaaagggtttcttgaaagagaatgattcatcttgaatataattaatataatgtatctttggggactatataaaccccatatgttgggtcatgaggggaatagagtttctgaaattgtaaaagtgtttttcttgagagaaatatagaagattaaagcttgtcctactcttcttCTGTTTGATAACTCCATCCCATCTTCCTATCAAGTTCAACACCACTCAGTAGCAAATATAAAAAAACAGTCTTCTCAATAAGGCCTGAGCCAATAGATCGAATAAGTGATCAACAACAGGTATATATTTTGTTTGATGGGATAAAAAAAATTTGTATACAAATAAATACAAATAGGCGATAATATGCAGtagaattaaatgaaaataataataatatagaatATCAAGATTTACGTAGAAAAAATCCTCcaatgcaaaagaaaaaaaatcacatgCAAACTAAGAAGTAGatttactataaaaataataaacgtATAAATCTCAGAGTCTCTTACATAAAACCTAAGTAATAATCACAAGAAAATAATATGGATATAAGGATTATATTACCGTGTATAATATTAAAAAACTTCTCAAGTGATCATAATAAAAATCTATTACAAATATGATCTAACATGAGGTGAGAACACTacttagatgattgagaataaccTCGGCATTATCTccatcttcttcttttgttcttctATCCTTAACCACCATTGATATGGTTTCTCCCTTTTTCTCAGCCATGTTCATAGTTGTCACTGTCCTCTTTTTCTTAGCCCTAGTCACCACAAGTTTAGGTTACAAAAGTTATGGTTTTAATTATGATATAGGTTGTGGGTTATTAAAGCCCACTATTGACTGAACTAATGAGTCATGTGCCCAACAACcttccccttcagcccataagggaggttgtctcatGGACTCCTCAATATGAAGGTATATCGACTAGTCATTGGCATatctcatgtctttctttcaGTAAGCTTTTTATCAACATGTCTACCTTGTTATCATCTATATGAATATATGAATTTTCTGATGTTGCAATTACTTCTTATCAAATATTCAAATACATTTCAAGTTCAATGGTATCTGATATTTATATGCTTTAACTTGGAATGAAAAGTTGAGTTCTTACCTAAATGGATGACGCTCTAGATGTCACAATGCActacataatttttctattttagtttcaattcttgtaagaattctttcatccataatatttattTGCAAACATTTATAATAGTAATATATTCTGTCTCTATGATGAATAGAGCAATGCACCTTTGTAAtatggattgtcatgacacagctTCCCCTATAAAAGTGAGTATAAAACCTAATATGAACTTCCTAATATCAATATCTCTTACCGTATCTACATCTATGTAACTTGTCAATATAAGggatccacctccaaagcttaaacaaactttgAAGCTCTCtctaagatatctaaagatccacTTCACTGTTACATAGTGCTCTTTTGCTTGAATTTATAAGAAATATACTACCAACATCCATTGCATATACGATATCTGGCCTCGTATATACCATCGCATACATTAGACTTctgactactgaagcataaggaaccttttgcattttctccttctcaccATTGATGAACTCTACTTTGAATAAAACTTAAAGTGACCTGAAAAAGGAGAATCAGCTgactttgcattgctcatactaaatctatcCAATACCTTCTTAATATATTTCTCTTgtgacaatcaaatcttcttatttttttctatcatgggaaatctacatgcctagtatttgctttactAGCCCCATGTCATTCGTTATAAAGGACTCACTCAATTCCTTCTTTAACCTATCAATTGTAGATATATCTTTTCTAAggataagcatatcatcaacataaagtaagagaataataaaattcttaccAAACCGTTTGATTTGATGTACATACAATGATCTAAAatcattctttttatttattttcagttataaatgaatcaaactttttatacCACTGTCTTGAAGCTTGCTTCAGCCCATACAAACTCTTCCTTAACTTACAGATAAAATTTTCCTTACCTTTGATtttgaagccttctagttgctccatataaattttctcctccaaatcaccataaaGAAAAGCTATCTTATCTAACTATTCAACATCTAAGTCTAGACTAacaacaataccaagagcaacacagatgaaagatattttaataacaggagaaataatctctttaaagtcaatatctttcttttgaccaaaacctttcacaaccaatctagcattgtactttggttgagaatattGTTCCTGAGCCTTCAACTTGAAAACTTATTTATTCTTTAGGACTTTCCTTCCCTTTGGTAGATGTACCAAATCATATATGTGGTTTTTTTTTGTAGAGCATCTATATTTTCCTGTATAGCAAttaactatttttttttctactcactttcaaatGCCTTCTAggaactctctagttcacctgcatctcTAGTTcagatactcatctgtagagtattttctagaaggttgacgttgtttggaagatcttctcaacttagGTTATGCGGAAAGTTGCTCCTTATCTTTTTCCTACTTAAtatgtcctgtaggtagatcaatatcGACCTTTACACTATCTTCCTAGACATCTCTCCCATCACCCTGATGCACTAGAGGAATAACGAGGTCATAGTTTGCTAATCCTTttgtagaagtcttggctggcGCCTCCTTCAAATCCTTAAGGGTTTGATCATAAAAAAGACCAAGATAACCAAGTTAACTACATGCCTCACATTCTTAAGTGCCAACTTGcagtcaaggttggtctttatatgGATATCAACAATACTAATGATGTCTGCAATGCTATAGTTGTccatcttgataacaccaaaatttCTAGACTTGTAAGTAGCAAAGAAATCCCTTTGTGATGTAGCATAGTAAGAAGCACCTATGTTAGTAACCCACTTAAGATTTtaatatacataaaaaaaaatatcaaaagaagaTAAAGTCAAATAttcaccaccctacactatagctATGGTATTCTCTTTTGACCCTATAAACtccagttctttttttttttctttttcttcttaggttgcttgcattgattcttataatgtcctttctcactataattgtagcaaacaatatcttttttttttttatcttgacttgcttctacttgAGCTACTTCTCTCATTGGACTTTGACCCTCTATTCTATGAAACAAGTGCATATGAATCAATTTGAGTTATTGATGAATTCTTTCTCTTCAactccttattcaacaaaatacttgttacttgactcatagtgatactACCATCTAgcatagaattactaagggataacactagtgtctcccaactttctaataATGAACTAAGaaataacaatgcctgcaactcattatcaatAGACATTTTCATATagaataactggttagtaatactatgCATTTCATTTAAATCATCAGTAATAGAAGTGTCCTCTttgtattttaggttcacaaattTTTTTATCAAGAAAGCCTTATTGCCGGTCCTTTTTCTCTTATAAAGACTTTCCATTTTTTTTCAAAGAGAGTATGTAGAACTTTCAATataaacatggtgaaagatactGTCAtcgagccactatcgaataaacctaaTTGTTTTTCGGTCTAACCTTTACCCACTcatcattaggagttggttagaagtaggagtcttgagtaggagtcatattaggagttatgatttagaagccctataaatagtcatgtattcctcctcttttgttaagcaatagatgaatcttttctgcagtctttgagcagcaatttggaggaaggaacccctatagagttccaaggaggtcgatcccctaaacagatcaaccccaagcttagaatctacaacGGTTCTAccaaaggataactaaattgtagcagtagtaaggtaggaattagaacctattgtaattcacggggatatCAAAGGATAATCcatgatggtggagatgacggtgaaatttggtgatgatcttttaagcaattgtgggaattactttgggcagttgtggagggctgatggatggctatggaagggcagcgagatgccaagaatgctgctctaataccaggtgttagaacccttgcagattttaaacttggggttgatctctttagatgatcgacctccttggaactctataggggttcctccctccacgtTGCTGCtccaaggctgcagaaaagattcatctattccttaagaaaagaggaggaatatatgactatttata is a window from the Musa acuminata AAA Group cultivar baxijiao chromosome BXJ2-1, Cavendish_Baxijiao_AAA, whole genome shotgun sequence genome containing:
- the LOC135598138 gene encoding inactive protein RESTRICTED TEV MOVEMENT 2-like, producing METRQRSTLPQRVYEDFVPQHELLREKDEDILVVNVAGFSKDQLKVKFNRHGKLEMTGERPLTDTKWSRFHKEFQVPDRSTLDRIRAKFYNGLLEITLPKSSGMAAVQDEPAEAVKQQDVKKNQESDAQKVAEDKKDQLKEPKGTEKVAGKDGDEDGEEGTERIDAGKKAAITPASYCGGKRKLVNLKLKIGKLNSGTYQARQVIQALVLTMVVSVGLGLYLHCKPSPKDS